One Vicinamibacterales bacterium genomic window, TCGACGATGTCCGCACCGACAAGCGGATTGATTTTGTCGGCGGCATCCGCGGCACCTCGGCGCTCGAGCAGCTGGTGAGCAGCGGCTCGTTTGCCGCCGCTTTCTCGATGTTCCCGGTGTCGGTGGCGGATCTGATGCGCGTCTCCGACGCCGGCGGCATCATGCCGCCCAAGTCCACCTGGTTCGAACCCAAGCTTCGCGACGGCCTGTTGTCGCATCTGCTGTGAGCCCGCCATGAAGGTGCTGATCGCGGACAAGTTCGAAACGTCAGGCCGCGACGCCTTGAAGGCGGCCGGCTGCGACGTCATCTTCCAGCCCGACGCCAATGGCGACAGCCTGGTGGCCGCCATCCGTGACACCGGCGCCCCGGTGCTGGTGGTGCGCTCGACGAAGGTGACCGAGCCGATGCTGGATGCCGGCTCCCTCTCGCTGATCGTCCGGGCCGGCGCCGGCGTCAACACCATCGACGTGGCCGGCGCCTCGAAGCGCGGCATCTACGTGTCGAACTGCCCGGGCAAGAACTCGGTGGCGGTGGCCGAGCTGACCATGGGGCTGATCCTGTCGCTGGACCGCCGCATTCCCGACAACGTCGCGGAATTGCGGGCGGGGAAGTGGAACAAGAAGGAGTTCTCGAAAGCGCGCGGCCTGCTCGGCCAGACGCTCGGCCTGATCGGCTTCGGCCACATCGGCCAGGAAGTGGCCGCTCGCGCCCGCGCGTTCGGCATGCCGGTGATGGTGTGGAGCCGCCGCTTCAGCGACGACGGCGCGGCGCGCGAGGCGGCGGAGCAGGCGTTCGGCATCCAGGTGGTGTCAACCGCCGAAGAGTTGGTGTCGAAGGCCGACATCCTGAGCGTGCACCTGGCGCTCACCAAAGAGACGCGCGGCTTCGTGAACGCGGCACTGCTCGCGCACGCCCGGAAGGGCGCCTGCTTCATCAACACCGCCCGCGGTGAAGTGGTGGATTACGCGGCCCTCGAAGCCGCGGTGAAGGACAAGGGCCTGCGCGTGGCCCTCGACGTGTTTGCCAACGAGCCGGCCGAGGCGACGGCGCCGTTCGCCGACACGCTGGTCGCGCAGCCGAATGTCTACGGCACCCATCACATCGGCGCCTCGACCGACCAGGCGCAGGAAGCCATTGCCGCGGAGACCGTGCGCATCATCACCACCTACAAGGACACCGGCAAGGTGCCCAACGTGGTGAACATCGCGAAGCTGACGCCGGCCACCCACATGCTGGTGGTGCGGCACCGCGACAAGCCGGGCGTGCTCGCCCACGTCTTCGAGTACCTGCGGGTGGCGCACCTCAACGTGCAGGAAACCGAAAACATCATCTTCGACGGCGCCCAGGCCGCCGTGGCCCGCATCAACCTCGACGGCGCGCCATCTCCGCGCGCGCTCGATGCCATGCGGTCCAGTAATGTCGATATTCTCGACCTACAACTCGTCAAACTTGGATAATGGATTCATATGAATAGCCATCGCATTTTTAACTTCTCCGCGGGCCCGGCCGTGCTGCCGGTTCCCGTCCTCGAAGAAGCCCAGGCCAACCTCGTCGCGCTCCCGGGCGTGGGCATGTCGGTGCTGGAGATCAGCCATCGTTCGAAGACCTTCGAAGCCATTTTGGCGAAGACCGAAGCCGACGTGCGCGAGCTCGGCAAGGTGCCCGCCAACTACAAGGTCCTGTTCCTCCAGGGCGGCGCCTCCCTGCAGTTCTCGATGGTCCCGCTCAACCTGCTCGCGCCCGGCGGCACCGCCGATTACCTCGTGACCGGCGGCTGGGCGCAAAAGGCGGTGAAGGAGGCCCAGCGCGTGGGCACCGTGAACATCGCCGCGACGACGGAGAGCGAGAACTTCTCGCGCATCCCGCGGCAGGACGAGATCAAGCTGACTCCCGGCGCGGCCTACGTCCACATGACGACCAACAACACGTTGTGTGGCACGGAGTGGGTGGCGGAGCCGGCGGTGGGTGAGACGCCGCTCGTGGCCGACACCTCGTCCGACATGTTCAGCCGGCCGATCGACGTGTCCAAGTACGGCCTGATCTACGCGGGCGCGCAGAAGAACCTCGGCCCCTCAGGCGTGACCCTGGTGATCATTCGCGAAGACCTGCTGGCGCGATCGTCCAAGTCGCTTCACACCATGCTGAACTACGCCGTGCACGCCGAGAACGGCTCGATGTACAACACGCCGCCGTGCTTCGGCATCTACCTGATGGGCCTGGTCATGAAGTGGGGGCTGGCGCAGGGCGGGCTCGACGCGCTCGCCGCCCACAACGCGCGCAAGGCCGACAAGCTCTACGCCGAGATCGATCGCTCCGGCTTCTACCGCGGCACCGCCGACAAGGCGAGCCGGTCGCGCATGAACATCACCTTCCGGCTGCCGAGCGAGGACCTGGAAAAGTCGTTCGTGAAAGAATCCACGGCCGCGGGCCTGGACGGGCTGAAGGGCCACCGCTCGGTCGGCGGCATGCGCGCCTCGATCTACAACGCCTTCCCAGACGAGGGCATCGACGCGCTCGTCTCCTTCATGCAGGAGTTCGAGAAGAAGAACGGCTAGGATTCCGGCGGTTTATTGAAAGTGTGACGGCCACGGCGGCGCCTGCCACGGCGTCGCCGGCCGGCGCCTGGCGGGCGGCTGTCGGCGCCCGCCGCGACGCTCTCTTCGGGCGTCGGCGGCCGCAAGGCCTCGGGGCCGAGGGCCTCGATGAACCCCTTCCAGTGCTCCAGCACCGCGGGCGCCTGCCCGTGAATCTCGAACCACGTCAGAGCATCCTCGAACGGTCCGCGATGCATCAGCGCGCGCTTGGCGCGCGGCGACATCTCGAGGTCGGCGATGCGGCCTTGCAGCGACAGGATCTGGCGCAGCCGCTCGGTATCCCCTCGCGCAATCGGCAGCGATCCGATCTTGAGGATCGGTTCCTTGGGCGGGCGCTTGAATCGAGACTTGCGCGCGGGTGACGGCAGCCCGCTGGTGTTGCCCGGCTCGGCCTCGTCCGCGGCCTGGTCCCCGGTGTCGCCGGACTCATCATCCGACTCCAGGTCGTCGTCGAAGCGGCTGTGCGCCTTGCGCGGCATCAGGCCCAGCGGGAGCAGCAGGGTGCCGAGCAGGATCGGGTTGCGCAGGGTCGCCGGCGCCGATTCGAAATTGCGCCGATACGCGTCGAGGGCCGCCAGGCCTTCCCACAGCGCCACGTTCTTCGCGCCGCGCTGGATTTCCGGCGTCACCGGCTCGAGCAGGCGATGCTCGGCGAGCGCGCGGAAGGTCTGTTCCGCGGCGCCCGAGCGCAGGATCTTGTAGTACTCCTCGATCAGGCGGGCCGGTGATGCCGTGGCCATGAGATGACGGTGCGTCGCAATCGCCTTCACGACCGGCTCGTCCATGCGGAAGCCCAGGCGCGACGCCATCACGATGGCGCGCAGCATGCGGACCGGGTCTTCCTGGAAGCGATCGTTGGGATCGCCGATGCTGCGAATCAGCCCGTCCTTCAGGTCCTGCAGGCCGCCGACGTAGTCGATGATCGAGAAGGTGCCGACGTCGTAGAACAGGGCGTTGATGGTGAAGTCGCGGCGGAAGGCGTCCTCTTCCGGCGTGCCGAAGGTGTTGTCGTGCTTGATCAGGAGGTCGGCGGCATCTCCCGCGGAGGGCGGCGGCGCCTCGCTCGGCTCGCCTTCGCTGCCGGCCGGGATGTTCTTGCGGAACGTGGCCACTTCGATGGCCTTCAGGCCGAACCGGACATGGGCCAGCCGGAAGCGGCGGCCGATGATCCAGCAGTTCCTGAAGAGCTTTTTGACCTGGTACGGGTGCGCCGAGGTGCCGATGTCGAAGTCCTTGGGCCGTCGGCTCAGCAGGAGGTCGCGGACGCTGCCGCCCACGAGGTAGGCGGCATAGCCCGATTCGTGCAGGCGGTACAGCACTTTAAGCGCATCGGCATCGATGTCCCGCCGCGAGATCGGGTGCTCCGCCCGCGGGACAATCACCGGTTCAGTCATCCAGCCTTAGATTGTATGCGCCCGGGACCCGTCCGCCATAGCGCCAAGCGCGACGGCGGACGGCACCGCCCAGAATCCCGACACCTTTCTCACTGTTTCACGAGCTCCACGCGGCGATTTTTGGCCCGCCCCTCCTCCGAGTCGTTGCTGGCCACCGGCGCCAATGGTCCGACGCCACGGCCGATCATTCGGGCGGCGGCAATTCCGTGCGTGCCGGCCAGGGCCTGCACCACCGCCTCGGCGCGGGCCTGTGACAGCTTCGCGTTCAAGTCGAGCGCGGCGACGTTGTCGGTGTGTCCCACGACGTAGACCTTCAAGGCCGGGTCGGCCTTCAGCAGCTTGGCAATCTCGCCGACGGCGGCGTCTGATTCGGGCTTCAACACCGACTTGCCGGTGTCGAAATAGATGCCCGGGACCTCCACGTGACCGGTGGCCTGCAGGCCGGACTTGAAGAGCTCGGCGCTGGCCACCACTTCCTGGGTCATCGCCTGTTTCTCGACGATGGTCAACACGTAGCCGCCGCCCCAGGCCGTGTCCACCTGCGCCCAGACCTCCTTGTTGTCCTTGGTGACGCTCAAGACGGTGTAGCGCTGGTCCTCATAGCGAACCGTGCCGCCGATTGCGGCGATGGCCTGTTGATGATTGCGGATGATGGCCAGCGGGCTCGGAGCCGTGTTGCCGGTATTGATCCGGTACCTCACATCGACTTTCCGGCCCTCAACAGGCGTGGTGGTGGCCTTGCCGGTCTTGAACACGAACTGTTCGAATTCCGCGACCTTGCACGAGACGATGTGCGTGTTCTGCATGCGGGTGAAGAGCGGATGGTCCTTGCAGCCGGCGGCGTCTGATTCTTTGGCTTGCGGAGCGCCGGACAACAGGGATGCCGAGGCGAGAAGGAAGGCGGCCGCAGCAATGAAGCCGGCCGAAGGAGTGCGCATCATATGAAGCCTCCGTTACCTCCAGTATAGGCCGCAGATTTGTCCGAGGGGACAGCCGCCGATTTACGCAGATTGGACAGCCGCAGATTTGCCAGATGGAAACAGCCGATCAGATTTATGCAGATCTTGATCACGGTTCGGCGGAAAGTCACGGCGTGTCTTCCGCGTAGTCGACTCGAGTGGTCGTTAGATCTCCATCAAATTCCAGCCCAACGATGTCTGTGCCCCCGGAAGTGGATGCGGGCCGCGGCGACGGCATCGAAACGGATTACGCGCCAGTAAGCCGGTACTTTCCAGCAACCATTGACAGACCGGCCCGTGAGTCTGTGAAATCTGCGTCAAATCTGCGGCTGTGTTTAGTTCAGTAATCTGCGTCAATCTGATGCGGCTGTGTCGGTCGGCGCCATTCAGAGATATCGCCTCACCTGGGCGAGATACGCCGTGTAGCTGTCCCCGAACTTGTCGGAGAGGTATCTCTCCTCCGGCAGCACGGCGATGAGATGCACTGTCAAGAGAGCGGGAACCGCGAACAACGATATCCAGAGATTGTTCAGCGCCAGGCCGAGGCCGAATTCCACGAGAGTCATCCCGACGTACATCGGGTTCCGTGTGAAGCGGTAGGGTCCCTTCAAGATGAGGGAGGGAGAGGGCTTCCACGGGATCGGACTCTGACCCGTGCGCGTGAAGCAGATGCGCGCTGCAATCAGGAATATCAGGCCGGCCATGAGAACAAGAAGGCCACCGGCGACGCTGACCGCCCGGCCGGCCGGAACCGGTGCCGCGACCACCGCGTATTCAAGAGCCAAGCCCAGGAGAATGCCGCCGAGAAAGACGAGTGGCGGTGGAAACCGGACGCGGGCCCCCTGTTCGACGGAGTTGGTTTGAGCCAAAGGGATCTCCTTGAAGAGAGAAATAACCGAAGGTGTGTGTCGCAGCCTATCATCTGTGCTATCTGTGTCATCTGTGGCCCTGATCAAGTCTGCGTCTGTGGCGCTGATCGTCCTCCTCGCGACGACATCTGTGTCGGCTACGCGGGCGGACCTCGCCCGTGCGCGCTCTCTCTACAATCAGCGGCAGTTCGACG contains:
- the serC gene encoding 3-phosphoserine/phosphohydroxythreonine transaminase: MNSHRIFNFSAGPAVLPVPVLEEAQANLVALPGVGMSVLEISHRSKTFEAILAKTEADVRELGKVPANYKVLFLQGGASLQFSMVPLNLLAPGGTADYLVTGGWAQKAVKEAQRVGTVNIAATTESENFSRIPRQDEIKLTPGAAYVHMTTNNTLCGTEWVAEPAVGETPLVADTSSDMFSRPIDVSKYGLIYAGAQKNLGPSGVTLVIIREDLLARSSKSLHTMLNYAVHAENGSMYNTPPCFGIYLMGLVMKWGLAQGGLDALAAHNARKADKLYAEIDRSGFYRGTADKASRSRMNITFRLPSEDLEKSFVKESTAAGLDGLKGHRSVGGMRASIYNAFPDEGIDALVSFMQEFEKKNG
- a CDS encoding 3-phosphoglycerate dehydrogenase family protein — protein: MKVLIADKFETSGRDALKAAGCDVIFQPDANGDSLVAAIRDTGAPVLVVRSTKVTEPMLDAGSLSLIVRAGAGVNTIDVAGASKRGIYVSNCPGKNSVAVAELTMGLILSLDRRIPDNVAELRAGKWNKKEFSKARGLLGQTLGLIGFGHIGQEVAARARAFGMPVMVWSRRFSDDGAAREAAEQAFGIQVVSTAEELVSKADILSVHLALTKETRGFVNAALLAHARKGACFINTARGEVVDYAALEAAVKDKGLRVALDVFANEPAEATAPFADTLVAQPNVYGTHHIGASTDQAQEAIAAETVRIITTYKDTGKVPNVVNIAKLTPATHMLVVRHRDKPGVLAHVFEYLRVAHLNVQETENIIFDGAQAAVARINLDGAPSPRALDAMRSSNVDILDLQLVKLG
- the pcnB gene encoding polynucleotide adenylyltransferase PcnB, whose product is MTEPVIVPRAEHPISRRDIDADALKVLYRLHESGYAAYLVGGSVRDLLLSRRPKDFDIGTSAHPYQVKKLFRNCWIIGRRFRLAHVRFGLKAIEVATFRKNIPAGSEGEPSEAPPPSAGDAADLLIKHDNTFGTPEEDAFRRDFTINALFYDVGTFSIIDYVGGLQDLKDGLIRSIGDPNDRFQEDPVRMLRAIVMASRLGFRMDEPVVKAIATHRHLMATASPARLIEEYYKILRSGAAEQTFRALAEHRLLEPVTPEIQRGAKNVALWEGLAALDAYRRNFESAPATLRNPILLGTLLLPLGLMPRKAHSRFDDDLESDDESGDTGDQAADEAEPGNTSGLPSPARKSRFKRPPKEPILKIGSLPIARGDTERLRQILSLQGRIADLEMSPRAKRALMHRGPFEDALTWFEIHGQAPAVLEHWKGFIEALGPEALRPPTPEESVAAGADSRPPGAGRRRRGRRRRGRHTFNKPPES
- a CDS encoding isoprenylcysteine carboxylmethyltransferase family protein, which produces MAQTNSVEQGARVRFPPPLVFLGGILLGLALEYAVVAAPVPAGRAVSVAGGLLVLMAGLIFLIAARICFTRTGQSPIPWKPSPSLILKGPYRFTRNPMYVGMTLVEFGLGLALNNLWISLFAVPALLTVHLIAVLPEERYLSDKFGDSYTAYLAQVRRYL
- a CDS encoding OmpA family protein; protein product: MMRTPSAGFIAAAAFLLASASLLSGAPQAKESDAAGCKDHPLFTRMQNTHIVSCKVAEFEQFVFKTGKATTTPVEGRKVDVRYRINTGNTAPSPLAIIRNHQQAIAAIGGTVRYEDQRYTVLSVTKDNKEVWAQVDTAWGGGYVLTIVEKQAMTQEVVASAELFKSGLQATGHVEVPGIYFDTGKSVLKPESDAAVGEIAKLLKADPALKVYVVGHTDNVAALDLNAKLSQARAEAVVQALAGTHGIAAARMIGRGVGPLAPVASNDSEEGRAKNRRVELVKQ